A stretch of the Bacteroidales bacterium genome encodes the following:
- a CDS encoding TlpA family protein disulfide reductase — MKKFVFVILALFGINFTSNAQNVGTQIGQEAPELMMTSPSGEMLKLSDLRGKVVLIDFWAAWCGPCRRENPTVVQAYNQFKDKKFKHGNGFEVFGVSLDHNKQAWVNAIEQDKLAWKYHVSDLRGWNSALGRLYGVNSIPANFLIDKDGKILAKNLRGQQLIAVLNSMLK, encoded by the coding sequence ATGAAAAAATTTGTTTTTGTTATTTTGGCTCTTTTTGGGATAAACTTTACATCAAATGCTCAGAATGTTGGTACTCAAATTGGACAAGAAGCCCCGGAATTAATGATGACATCTCCAAGCGGAGAAATGTTAAAACTTTCTGATTTACGAGGTAAGGTAGTATTGATAGACTTTTGGGCTGCGTGGTGCGGACCATGTCGTCGGGAAAATCCCACAGTAGTACAGGCTTACAATCAGTTTAAAGACAAGAAGTTTAAACATGGAAATGGGTTTGAAGTTTTTGGAGTATCACTTGATCATAACAAGCAAGCATGGGTAAACGCTATTGAGCAAGACAAACTTGCATGGAAATATCATGTAAGCGATTTGAGGGGATGGAACTCTGCACTTGGAAGGTTGTATGGTGTTAACAGTATTCCTGCAAACTTTTTGATTGATAAGGACGGGAAGATTTTAGCAAAAAACCTTAGAGGACAACAACTTATTGCTGTTTTAAACAGTATGCTTAAATAG
- a CDS encoding mechanosensitive ion channel yields MLELKLGLEQWFSNFGFSDYWANLFCDAIFFISLLLISYIANFIIKKLTPLIVTRLVRKTKTNWDDIMLKRKVFTRLSHLAPILIIYYGIPNIFPEAPDFILLVQKSVRIYLVFWIALIINSFLHSLNDIYESYDSAAERPIKGYIQVVQIIVYVLAVVVMISIIMNKSVTYLFAGIGTMSAVLMIIFKDGLLGLTAGIQMSINKTVRIGDWISVPAQNADGTVVEITLNNIKVKNFDNTITVIPSYAFVSGSFQNWRGMQESGGRRIKRAILIDQTSIKFCTKEMLERFKKIELISEYITERTEEIEEYNSKNMASSDMAINGRRMTNIGTYRKYVTEYLQNHPMVNTELTAMVRQLAPTEKGIPLELYFFSKEKRWVFYEGIQADIFDHLLASIETFELRVFQAPSGHDMRQLVK; encoded by the coding sequence ATGCTTGAATTAAAATTAGGACTCGAACAGTGGTTTTCAAACTTTGGATTTAGTGACTATTGGGCAAACCTTTTTTGTGATGCAATTTTCTTTATTAGTTTACTATTAATTAGCTACATAGCTAACTTTATAATTAAAAAGTTAACACCATTAATAGTAACGCGATTGGTAAGGAAGACCAAAACTAACTGGGACGACATAATGCTTAAACGCAAAGTTTTTACCAGGTTGAGTCATTTAGCACCGATTTTAATAATTTATTACGGTATTCCCAATATATTTCCAGAAGCTCCAGACTTTATATTGTTGGTACAAAAGAGTGTAAGAATCTACTTAGTTTTTTGGATAGCACTTATCATCAATTCATTTTTACATAGTCTGAATGATATTTACGAAAGCTACGATTCAGCTGCTGAGCGTCCAATTAAAGGTTACATACAGGTTGTCCAAATAATAGTTTATGTGTTGGCAGTTGTAGTAATGATTTCTATTATTATGAATAAGTCTGTAACTTATCTGTTTGCTGGTATAGGAACAATGTCAGCTGTACTTATGATAATTTTTAAAGACGGTTTGTTAGGACTGACAGCGGGCATACAGATGTCAATTAATAAAACAGTCCGAATAGGCGACTGGATAAGCGTTCCTGCCCAAAATGCAGACGGTACAGTAGTTGAAATTACTCTTAATAATATAAAAGTAAAAAACTTTGACAATACAATAACAGTTATCCCCTCGTATGCTTTTGTCAGCGGCTCATTCCAAAACTGGCGCGGAATGCAGGAGTCGGGAGGAAGACGTATCAAAAGAGCTATTTTAATAGATCAGACATCAATTAAATTTTGCACCAAAGAGATGTTGGAAAGGTTCAAAAAAATTGAGTTGATAAGTGAGTATATAACAGAAAGAACCGAAGAGATAGAAGAATACAATAGCAAAAATATGGCATCAAGCGACATGGCAATCAACGGTCGTAGAATGACTAACATAGGTACTTACAGAAAATATGTAACCGAATATCTGCAAAATCATCCTATGGTTAATACAGAGTTGACAGCTATGGTACGGCAGTTAGCACCAACAGAAAAAGGGATACCGTTAGAACTATATTTCTTTAGTAAAGAGAAGCGTTGGGTATTTTACGAAGGGATACAGGCAGATATTTTTGATCATCTGCTAGCAAGTATAGAAACTTTTGAATTGCGTGTTTTCCAAGCCCCATCCGGACACGATATGCGGCAGTTGGTCAAATAA